The Ricinus communis isolate WT05 ecotype wild-type chromosome 8, ASM1957865v1, whole genome shotgun sequence sequence TAGTTAGTTGTCATAACATCATATCGATGGTCATCATCAAATGACAGCATCCACTTCTTCTTTGGTATACTATCAAGCCATATAGCTGTTTCTGGATGCATagctttgattttcttcatcCACCTATtaaatttccttttttgaTGTTCGTGACCTATTTCAGAGGTTAAAGTGTTATTATGGAAATACTATTATGACTAATAAGATAGAACATATTAATCAAAACagacaattacaaaaatataataagcaATTGCTTTCTCAACTTTTTTCATTcccaaattcttaaattttgtgTCGTAGTTGTTGGCAATGTGACGTATGCAATATCGATGCGGATTTTCACGCCACAATTGATGTGACATTACATGTTTTATACCAATATGGCGATccaaaatgacaaaaatatcATCTCGATCATCACATATATGATATCGAACTATCATCATGAAATACTCCTAATTATCCTTACTTTACTTTTCAACAATAGCAAAGGCAACTGgtaatatcatattattaacATTGATTGCTTCAGAAGTAAGCAATACGCTCTTGTATTTCCCAAACAAGAACGTACCATCAATATATAATACAGGCTTACAGTGCTTGAAACCCTTAATGCAGCGCTTGTATGACCAAAAGATCCTCTTAAACTGTTTGATGCCACGAATCAATTGATTATCCATCCAATACTCCTCACTTTCAATGTCCCATACAGACCCCCTATTCAAGGTCACTGCTGCGTGCATGAAGTCATAGAATTTCTGTTATGACTCATCCTAGTCTCTGAAAGCATTAGCAATAACCTTTTGCTTTGCTTTCCACACCTTCTTATAtgttaatgttatattaaatatttctgCCAAATATACTAGTATAGCTTTCACCTTAATATATGGCTGTTCGACTAGCATATTTTGAATATACCCTAATATCAAAGATGAGTCAAATTTTCTATGATCTTGTGATTCGGTAGGGGCACTACATGTGTGTGGCCATTATATCTAGTAATCTCTCAAGATCCACTCGATTTCTTTATTGTTGCACATAATCTCCATGAGCAGCTTTTTGGATGATTGTAAATTATTGTAATGGTGTTGTTCTTTGTTTCTGAACTTCAAAATTATCGGCACTCTCATTGAGTATATTTTTGCAGCTGCTTTAACTGCATCTATGAAATTCAGATGACAAATCCCACAGCACACCATCTACATATGATCCATCGCGAGGGAGAGTTGTCTCTTCTATGTTGACGCTTCTAAACCAGTTCGGATACATATATTCACTCATACTTTCGACGCTTTGTGAACTTGTACTAATATGGTTAAACAATGCTATTGACATATTATCATTATCTTCTTCATCCTCATCACAGTAGTTTTCTTCATCGTCCTCATCtgttatttcattttcataacTACCATCATCCTCTTCCTCCTTATTATTCACGTTACattcaatatcaaaattttgatCATCATCTAAATCATTCTCTGTACTCATCCTTGTTATCATTCTCATTGTTAGTTACGCTCTGACTACAACTACCCATTTCACTAAAATTATGGCATGGAAGTTCAGCTGGTTGCATTATTTCTTCTGTAAATCTaccattattatatttgacaaataactccataaattGCAACCCCGGGAATTGATTAGCAGTGTGATGGATAATCGCAATGTCATCTTCCCCTCAAATTTGACATATAGTAAGTATCAAGTTCCTACCACAGTTAAAAGATGGTGCTCTAAATAAGATTTTAGTAATTTCCGCATTGTAAATAAGTTGCAAAGTATTTTTATGTTGTATAGCAATACGGTAATATTTAGCTCTTCATTAAGCATCACCATTTTTGAATATCCATTAACAAAACATGTAGTTATTGGAGTATAAATGATATCATCACCCCAATAAATAAGTAATGACAGGATAGTAGACATCGTTTCTGTCATGtaagtttttataaatataactacgCTTTCAAAATGCTACAAATATAAATTGTTTCAAACATAATAAGCtttattaacataaacatgataataattacatattcatCCTATGGAGAggaattaatttttctaatctaTTCTTATCTTTCTCGGGCAAATCATAATTCACCTTTGGCAATATAGGGTATCGTGATATATTTCATTTGCCAATAGAATAACTAGATATCTTTCTTGCTACCTAATTCACATACtctttaataaattctttaacaAGTCTTCTATAAGTTTCTCTACTTTCATAACTATTCCATAGACAATCAAGGATatcctatttatttaaataacatAAACATGTTCTAAGGGCTTTATATTGTTCACTATCTATCCTTAAGCCTCTTTTTCAAACAATCTCTTATatacaattattaatttttataatatgatttattAAACGAGTCAAATCATCATTATTGTCCTCAagattcattttaatatttctaacATGCTTTCTAATTCTCGCACTCTTCTTCCTTGTTCACTAGTACAAATAACCACAGAAACTCGGGTAAGTCCTACCATAATTTTCtgtatcaataatataaatataattaatagcataaacataattaaacaaacaaataaataagttattaaagaaaatctaaagtaattattaattaattgcaataaataaacactaattttttaatattaagctACTCATCCAATACAAACATTGatatatcaaatatacaatcattatttcttttgattatccaaaatttcctttttttcaataaaaatactatattatCAATTTCATTAGTCTATAAGAacaaaattacatatatatattcacaatattgaataattactataattataaaattagttataaatgTTTAACACTATAATTAAATGTCTATTGTAAGGGTAGTATAATTATTTCCATGTTAGAGTATAAATAGtcatcttttctttgtttttaggTTAAGCTTACTTTGGTTATGTACATTATGTTATTCCTTCATTTGTAacttggtatcagagcagctGGGTCttggaaaataaattgtttGTCTTCTTCTTGCTGAGTCGTCACGCtttcttctttgttctttcttttctttgcgTCTGAAAAATAGATCGCCGCTtgttcttcctcttctttgcTGTGTGCATCTACTTCTTGCTGTTGGTTCTTATTGCTGCGTGCGTCTACTGTTTTGTTCTGTTGTTGCTTGCTGCGTCTGGAAAATAGACTACTATGTGTCTGCTcgttcttccttttctttgctGTATGCATCTGCTTCTTGCTGCTATGCGTCGGCATTTCCACTTTACGCGCCACCTGCTCGACAAAACTCCCCTGTTAAATTTGTTGTGCAGACTGTTGTTCGTGGCATGTTGTTCAGTGGTACTCTTTGCATGCCACCTGCTCAACAAAATTCTTTGCTCTTCGACGTTGACGGACACAACATTATAAGGTTGGATTTTTTGCTTGGTGATAGGCATTTTGTTGATAGGGGTTGTGGcttaaatttatttgcttGGTgggaaattatatattatggtttaatattgataaatggtTATGGAACATAAGCAATCTGTAAAAGAGGCTTTGTAAGATTGTTATCGGTTTGTAAAAGTAGATTTGTTGCCCCTTCTTTAGAGTAATTGATTGTTGTTGATTTCtgttgaatttttatttcttttgtctgTTCCGTATGGCTGAAGCTAGAGATGATTCGCTTCAAGCAGTTTGTATTCAGTTGGATGGTAAGAATTATGCGTATTGGAGCTACGTGAtgaaaaatttcttgaaaggaaaacaaaagtGGGGATATATTTCGGGTGCTTATATTAAGCCTCAAGATGATGTGGCATTATTGGATAAATGGGAGGTcgataattcaaaaattattacttgGATCAATAATTCTGTTAAGCATTTGATAGGCACCCAATTAGCAAAATATAAGACGGCTAAGGAGGTTTGGGATCACCTAGCTAGACTGTATACACAGTCTAATTTTGCAAAGCAATACCAGTTGGAGTCTGACATTCGTGCTCTTCAGCAAAAAAGTATGAGTATTTAGGAATTCTATGATGCTATGATAGATTTGTGGGATCAGTTAGCTCTCACAGAACCTGCTGAATTACGAGTCTTTGGACCTTATATTGTACGAAGAGAGGAGCGGAGATTGGTACAGTTTTTAATGGCCCTTCGTGATGAGTTTGAGGGACTTCGTGGGTCTATTTTGCATCGTCATCCACTGCCCTCTGTTGACTCTGTTGTTAGTGAATTTTTGGCTGAAGAAATTCGTTTGAAGTCCTCAGTTATAAAAGAGGTTTCTTCAGCTTCTACTCCATCTGTTTTTGCCATGCCTCCTCGATCAAACTCTAAATCTCAGTTCAGGCCATATGGATCTGTTGCTCGTGATGAATGCGGGTTCTGCAAGCAAAAAGGTCATTGGAAATCTTAGTGTTCGAAATTGGGCAGAGGAAAACAGCAACAGTTTCATCAATAACAGCAGATCATCAGTGGTCGTATCGATCACCGCCTCTCCATAATGGACCTCCTCTTCTACCCCGTCCTCACAATGCCTTGTCAACCTCCTCCTTAGACCCATCACTGATTGAGCAGTTTTAGCAGTTCCTTGCTTCTCAGCCTCATGCCATGTCTGCTTCCTCTCAAGTAAGTTTGTCATCTAGTCCTTCAGGTATATCCCCTTCCTCCTGGATTTTAGATTCCGGTGCTTCATACCATATGTCACCTAATTTATCATCATTTACTTCTCTAACCCCTAAAGTTTCAGTTCTTGTTATGAGTCCTAGTGGTACACCTATACCATTGCAAGGTGTTGGTTCGGTTATTACGCCTTCTCTATCTTTGTCTAATGTCTATCACATTCCTAATCTTGCTTTGAATCTTACTTCTGTTGGTCAGATTTGTGATACTGGATGCTCAgtctcattttcttcttctgcttgTTTTGTTCAGGATCCACAGTCTCAGAAAGTGATTAGGATTGGCCATAGAGAAAGAAGACTTTATGTATTGGATCAGCCACTGCGGCTGTTGTTCCTGGAGTGAATTTATCATCCTTTCATTTGAATCCCTCTTTATGTGTGTTTTATTTGTGGCACTCTCGCCTTAGTCATGTCTCTGTGTCtcgtttaaaatttttagtttctacAAGAGCTTTAGGAAATTTAAAAACTCATGATATTTCTGATTGTAGTGGTTGTAAACTAGCCAAGTTTAATGCATTGCCTTTTCCTAAAAGCACTACTATATCTGTTGCTCCTTTTGATCTTATTCATTCTGATGTATGGGGACCCTCTCATATTTCTACAAAAGGGGATTCTCGCTATTATGtatcttttattgatgattgcACTCGTTATTGTTAGGTTTATCTTATGAAACGTCGTTCAGACTTTTTTGGCATTTATAATAAGTTCCGATCTCTTGTGAAAACCCAACATTCAGCTGTTATTAAATGTTTTAGATGTGATTTAGGGGGAGAGTATACTTCTCATGCTTTTAAGGATCTACTTGCTTTAGATGGTACAATTTACCAAACTTCTTGCACTAATACTCCTGAACAAAATGGAGTTGCTGAAAGAAAACATAGGCACATTCTAGAGACTACACGATCACTCTTGTTGTCTGCTAGTGTTCCTAGTGAATTTTGGGGGGAAGGAGTTCTTACTTCTGTTCATTTAATTAACAGAATTCATATTTCTCATAATTCTGGCTTGTCTCCCTATGAAAGACTGTATGGTCGTCCGCCAGATTATTCTTCTCTTTGTGTTTTTGGTTCTACATGTTTTGTTCTTCTTCCTCATGTTCAACGCAATAAGCTAACATCTCGATCTACTATATGTGTCTTTCTTGGTTATGGTGCAGGATAAAAAGGGTATCATTGTTTTGATCCAGTCAGtcataaattatatgtttctcgtcatgttgtttttcttgAACATATTCCTTATTTTGCAATTCCTGATCGTCCTCACCATATATCTATGTCTAATCTTATCCACATTGACCCTTTTGCTACTGATGTTGATGAGCTATCCTCTGCTGACATTCCTGACACCTCTATTGGCTCCTCTATTATACACTCCACCCAATCACCTCCTGAGACTGCGAATACTATCGAACCTCGCTATCCTGTATGCAATCGTAAGTCCACTAAACAACCTGATTTTGATTATTCTTGTTATTCGAgttcatttatttcttttctcgcTTCTATTCATCGTCTTTCTGAACCTTCATCTTTTAAAGAAGCCATTCTTGATCCTCTTTGGCAGTGTGCCATGGCTGAGGAGTTAACCGCTCTTCACAAAACCCATACTTGGGATTTAGTATCCCTTCCTGCAGGTAAACGTGCTATTGGTTCTCGTTGGGTCTACAAGATTAAAACTAAATCTGATGGTTCTATTGAAAGGTATAAAGCTCGTTTAGTGGCTAAGggttattctaaaaaatatggCATGAATTATGGAGAGACTTTTGCTCCCGTTGCTAAAATGACTACAGTTCAAACTCTTATTGTTGTTGCTTCCGTTCGCCGTTGGGATATAACTCAAATGGATGTTAAAAATGCCTTTTTGAATGGTGATCTTCATGAAGAAGTTTATATGGTCCCTCCTCCTGGTCTTGATTATCATCCTAGTGAAGTTTGTAGACTTAAGAGTCTCTTTATGGTCTCAAACAGGCTCCTCGCGCTTGGTTTAAGAAGTTTTCTACTGTAATTACTTCACTTGGTTTTCATCCTAGCAACCATGACTCTGCACTGTTTATCAAATGTACTTCGGCTGGTCGAATTTTGCTTTCtctatatgttgatgatatgattaTTATAGGTGATGATGTTGTCAAGATTAGTCTGTTAAAGTCCGAACTGACTCGTTGTTTTGCTATGAAGGACTTGGGTTCCCTTCGTTACTTCTTGGGTATTGAAGTTGCTTCTTCTCTAAAAGGGTATCTTCTTTCTCAATCTAAGTatatttctgatttttttGAGCGTGCTCGCCTTTCTGATAATAAGACTGTTGATACTCCGATTGAGCTCAACACTCGTTATTCTGCTTCTAATGGTTCTCTACTGCCGGATCCGAGTCTGTATCGGACTGTTGTTGGAAGTCTGGTTTATCTTACTATCACTCGTCCTGATATTGCATATGCTGTTCATATAGTCAGTCAGTTTGTTACTTCTCCTACTACAATTCATTTGGGTCATTGCTCTTCAGATTTTGAGATACCTCCGCGGCACTCAGTTTCAGACTCTTCTATTTTCATCTGCTTCATCTTTAGAGTTATGTGCTTACTCTGATGCTGATTAGGCTGGTAATCTCACTGACCGCAAATCAACTACTggattttgtatttttctagGTGATTCCCTTATCTCTTGAAAAAGTAAGAAGCATGACGTCATTTCTCGATCCTCAACGGAGGCTGAATATCACGCTAAGGCTTCCACTACTTGTGAAATAGTTTGGTTGCGATGGTTGCTTGCTGATATGGGTGTCTTTCTGCGGCAACTGACTCCTTTACATTGTGATAATAAGAGCGCTATTCAGATTGCACACAATTCGATCTTTCACAAACGGACCAAGCATATCGAAATCGATTGTCATATTAGCCGTCATCACCTTCAGAATGGCACCTTAACATtgccttttgtttctttttctttacagCTTGCAGACTTGTTTACAAAATGTTTAACTGCTTCATGTTTTCGTTTTCTATCTGACAAACTCTCGATGCTTGTTGCATCGCATCGTGAGTTTGAGGGGGA is a genomic window containing:
- the LOC125370938 gene encoding uncharacterized protein LOC125370938, coding for MAEARDDSLQAVCIQLDGKNYAYWSYVMKNFLKGKQKWGYISGAYIKPQDDVALLDKWEVDNSKIITWINNSVKHLIGTQLAKYKTAKELALTEPAELRVFGPYIVRREERRLVQFLMALRDEFEGLRGSILHRHPLPSVDSVVSEFLAEEIRLKSSVIKEVSSASTPSVFAMPPRSNSKSQFRPYGSVARDECGFCKQKGHWKS